The Daphnia magna isolate NIES linkage group LG3, ASM2063170v1.1, whole genome shotgun sequence genomic interval GACGTATGATcctgaatttcttttttatccgcTAACATGATTGCCGGCTACAGTCCCGAAATCCAAGCAATCTTTGGCACTTTGTTTACATGGGGTTTAACAGCAGCCGGCTCGGCTCTGGTGTTTCTCATGAGTGGAACCCAGGTAATAATATACATCTAAAGCACTGAAACATCCATCGTACATAATTTTTGAATCTTCTGTGTAGAGGAAATTTTTAGACAGCAGCCTTGGTTTTGCTGCAGGTGTAATGCTTGCGGCCTCATACTGGTCTCTTCTAGCTCCTGCCATTGAAATGGCAGAAAGCTCAGGAATGTATGGAGAATCAGGAGAATATGCCTTTGCTCCTGTTGCTCTTGGTTTTTTCTTAGGAGCTTTATTTGTTTATGCAGCTGATCAGTTGATGCATTACTTTAAAATTGGATCAACAGAATTAATGATTGGTAATGTCTGGCATTTATTAACATTCATACAATTGTAGTCTAACGTGCACCATGTTCCTTTACAGATATGAATGTAGAGTGCAATTTGTCTccagaaacaaaacaaaaagggattaAACATAATTCTAGTTTGCACAATATGAGCAAATCCTCTAATGGTGGCTTGACCAAAAGGAAAGCCAGAGTGCCAACTGGGGATGAAGAAGAATTAATTTTAGGTCTAAGCAATGAAGATTATAATAAACTTCATAAGCAATCAGCTGATAAGTGGAAGCGCATACTTCTCCTAGTCATCGCAATCACAGTCCACAACATTCCTGGTTAGTATTTCATGCCTCCAAATCCTAATTTTGGCCATTTACATCCTACGAAAAATTAAGAAACATTCCTTGCATTCGTAATCAATTTCAACAGAGGGACTTGCTGTCGGCGTAGGTTTCGGGGCTATAGGAAAATCTCCGAAAGCAACTTTTGAGAGTGCGAGGTATATTTTCTGTCTCTATCCAACACTTGAccaatatattaaaaaaaaggcgttAATGTCACGGTTTATCAACAGAAATCTAGCTATTGGAATCGGGATTCAAAATTTCCCTGAAGGGCTGGCTGTTAGTCTTCCTCTACGAGGATCCGGCGTCTCAGTGTGGAGGAGTTTTTGGTACGACGTGTTcttgaacaattttttttttttttttttctgaatagTGATGAGTCGCACAATAACTGTTTTCCCATGTAGGTATGGCCAACTGAGTGGAATGGTTGAACCTATAGCTGGATTAATAGGAGTCATTGGCGTATCGTGGATTGAGCCACTCTTGCCTTACGCAATGGCCTTCGCAGCCGGTGCCATGGTGTACGTTGTCTGTGATGATTTAATTCCTGAAGCATCATCTAGGTAAGAACGCTTTCGGTGTTTCATGGTAttcgtctctttttctttttgtaaattATTGAAGTTCAACATGAATTGTTGACTGTGGCCAAGTAGACAAAATAATGTAACCGGCAAAAGATTCCGCTTTAGTTTGTTTATTTCGGTTTATTTCCGCTTCACATTTCTAATGGTGGAATCGTGCACAAGCCGAATCAGTCAATTCGATGACCCTTTAGGAAGGTCGCCTCAATGTTGTGTCTAGTCTTTTCATTCCTTTTATTCctacttttcttcttcgtcatccAACTTCAAGAGTAATGTACAAAAAACTAATGTTAATTCCAGTTTTAGTGACTGAGTCGAACGAATCAGCGTTCGGTTGAtattgattgtttttgaatgAATCTAATATTTATGGAATCGAAATTAGATGCTGGAGGAAGTTGTCGTAATAGAGAGATGCTGGTAGACTAATGGTATACAATAAAGgccaaaaaaccaaaaaaaaaaaaaaaaaagagaaacatgtGGGCTCTTGACTTGATACTGGGTACTAGAGACGACCGGAAACTGGGAGGGACCAATGATATCAATATCCAGCTTATaacagtgtgtgtgtgtctgcatGTATGCCATAAGGCAAAAGTGATTCCTCTCTAATAATTCTCTTGTCACTTTGCAGCGGAAACGGAAGACAAGCTTCGTGGGGAGCCATATTCGGCTTCATTTTGATGATGTGTCTCGACGTAGGTCTCGGCTAAGCCTGACACTTGTTCAATTCTTCagcattcttttttatcatttccttctttttttacaagtattcttgtttttattttatttttgtgttttttttttttaatgttgttGTTACAAAAcgagaaaacaagaaaaacaatgatGACTATATTTTGAACTCTTGACCAACACCatatttttgaatatttgtTGTCGCCCTTTTTGGGTCTATtactgttttgtttggttttacTGTGTATTCCCCTTCCTCGTGTGGATAGTGTGTTCTTGATATGGAAGAATGATTTAAATAAGACCCTGGTTGTGgcaaacttgttttttttttttctgattattttttccttttcttgttaCATCCACGTATTGTAATCGAAAATAATGTCTGTA includes:
- the LOC116919633 gene encoding zinc transporter ZIP11; this translates as MIAGYSPEIQAIFGTLFTWGLTAAGSALVFLMSGTQRKFLDSSLGFAAGVMLAASYWSLLAPAIEMAESSGMYGESGEYAFAPVALGFFLGALFVYAADQLMHYFKIGSTELMIDMNVECNLSPETKQKGIKHNSSLHNMSKSSNGGLTKRKARVPTGDEEELILGLSNEDYNKLHKQSADKWKRILLLVIAITVHNIPEGLAVGVGFGAIGKSPKATFESARNLAIGIGIQNFPEGLAVSLPLRGSGVSVWRSFWYGQLSGMVEPIAGLIGVIGVSWIEPLLPYAMAFAAGAMVYVVCDDLIPEASSSGNGRQASWGAIFGFILMMCLDVGLG